The Paraphotobacterium marinum genome segment TATATGGAAATAAATTGCTGGCAACTGAGAAAAAAAGAAAAATCAAAGCAAAATAATGATTTAGATATTAGTAATTAAAAATAGTATAGTCTTCATTCTAATTATTCCTAATTGGAATTAGAGTGAAGGCTATATTTTATGTAGTATCATTTACGGTTTTTGAGCAAGAACTTTGTCGATATCGGTAGATGAATGTCTTTCGGGTAACTGTTCCCACTCATTTCCAAAGGTTCTATTTACGATTCTACCCCTTTGCACTGCAGGACGCTTTTCAATCATTTGGGCCCACTTAACTAAGTTTGTATAGTTTTTTACCTGCAAAAACTCCGATGAACCGTCATATAGTCGACCGAGAACGAGGTTTCCATACCAAGGCCAAATAGCCATATCTGCAATAGAATAACTATCACCATTTATATATTTGTTTTTTTCTAAGTGTTTGTCCAGAAGATCAAGCTGTCTTTTAGCTTCCATGGTAAAGCGATTGATTGGATATTCCAATTTTTCATCAGCATATGAAAAAAAATGTCCAAAACCGCCACCTAAGAAAGGTGCAGCACCTTGTGACCAAAAAAGCCAATTAAAGGTTTGTATTCTTGTGTTACCTGATTTTTCTAAAAAATGTCCAAATTTTTCAGCAAGATAAACTAAAATAGATGCAGATTCAAAGATATTAATGTTGTTATTAGTTGTGTCCACAAGCGCAGGAATTTTTGAGTTTGGATTAATGTTGACAAATCCACTCGAAAATTGATCGGATTCACCTATTTTTATTAGAAAGGCATCATATTCGGCCTCTTTAATTCCAAGAGCTAACAGCTCTTCAAACATAATGGTAACTTTTTGTCCATTAGGTGTTCCCAGTGAATAAAGTTGGAATGGATGAGCTCCTGTGGGTAAGTCTCTATCAAATCTTGCACCAGATTCTGGTCTATTTATATTAGCCCATTGATTATCTGACTTTGATTCATTTACCCATATCTTGGGGGGAATATATGGTGTATTTGTCATTTGCTATTCCTTAGTTCATTAAGTGTAAATTAAATATAGTACGGATATCTAAACTATTTAAAATTAATTTAGTTTGAATGTATCAGAGTATATGTCAATTTAAAGTCTTTAATTTTGTGATTAATTTTTATTTTTAAATTTCATGAAATTTAAATGTTAAGCATGATTAAATTCTTATATAATAGGTCTCTTTTAGCAAAAAATTCAATAATTGTTCATAAGGTTTTAAATGGTTTCTACATCAACACTTCTTGCATTCATACCTGTTTTTTTATTTTTATCTTTACTACCAGGATTATGTATGACATTAGCTTTATCCCTGGGTGTTTCTCTTGGCTTTAAGAGAACAACGTGGTTTATGTATGGGGAGCTTCTCGGTGTTTTTTTGATATCATTAATGGCCATTTTAGGCGTATCAATAATTATTCTTGACTTCCCTTTTTTATTTAACATTATAAAATGGGGTGGTAGCTTTTATTTGATATATGTAGGAATAAAAATGTTTATGTCATCAAGTGAAGAATCTATGTTTGGTGACCAATCGACCAATGAATCAACCAGAAAGGGGCTATTTATAAAAGGTTTCTTATCTGCAATTTATAACCCAAAGGGTTGGCTTCTCCTTATGTCTTTATATCCTACTTATATTGACTACAAAAAGAATTTATGGATTCAATCAAGTAGTCTATTATCTATAAGTTTATTGATTGAAGGGTCTGTAATGTGTCTCTATATATTAAGTGGGGCTAAGTTACGTTCGTATATTCAAAAGAATAATAAAGAAAAATATATTAAAAAGATTTCAGGTGCCATGATTGCTTGTGTAGGTTTGATGATCATTATCGTGTGAAGCAATTAAAGCATGACTGATAAATTTTCTGGTTATATAAATATTATTTTGGCCTATTTTCTGTGGGGGCTAGCCCCAATTTATTACAAACTTTTAGATGGTGTTCCTTCATATATTGTCTTATGCCATCGCATTATTTGGTCCTTTGTTTTTATTTTATTGCTAGTCTTTTTCTTTAAAAAATTTAAATACATTAGACTAATCCTAGTCAACAAAAAAAAAGTATTTATACTATTTCTTTCATCAACATTAATATGTTCGAACTGGTTTATATACATTTGGAGTATTGATCAAAACCATATATTGGAAACGAGTTTAGGTTATTTTATAAATCCAATTATTACGGTTTTTTTAAGCATGTTATTTTTAAATGAACGCTTAAGTAAATGGAAGTTAATTGCTATTATTATTGCTTTGATGGCAGTTATATATCAAGTCATTTCGATAGGATTTTTTCCTTGGATAGCTCTTAGTTTAGCTACAACTTTTGGCTTTTACGCACTGCTCAAAAAAAAATTTCCTATCGAATCTCAAGTTGGTTTATTCATTGAAACATCACTTTTTACACCAGTAGCATTTTTCTATTTGTTATTTCACAGTTCTATATCTGTTCAGGATTATTTACACTATTCTTTTTTAAAAGATCTATTATTGGTTTGTTCGGGAGTTATGACAACATTACCTCTCATTTTTTTTAATAATGCAACCAAAAAGTTAAAGCTTTCCACTGTCGGTTTTTTTCATTCTGACACAGTATTATTGGGATTTGCATCTTACTTCAAATATTAATTTCTGGAAAACATTTTAATTATAAATAATACTGTCTAAGTAAACAGTTTTTCAAGGAATAGAGCATCATGGCATATCTTATTAAATCAGCAGATGTATATACCAACACGGAACTTTCTATAGTGGATGGAAAATGCATAATAAAACCGATTTCAGGAAATATAGGATCTTTATCAGGATTATATTCAAAAGATGGTGAGTTTAACCGCCAAGCCAATAGATATATTTTCTATCAAAAAGCAGTGAAGCAAGCTAAAGATATAAATCCTCTCACTCAAGCTTTAAAACATTATTATACATTCTTGGAAGACAATAATCTTGAATGGGACGTATTTCCCACCATAAAGCGAATGAAACCAACTTATTTATTTCGTTCGCACTTATTGAAAGCTATCAAAAATGAAGATTTAGCTGCTTCAACTGCAAGTACACGTATGAATTATATTGTAAAGTATTATAAATGGTTGATGTATGAAGGATACTTAAGAGTTTCAGATCCCAAAGCAGCTCCTTTTATTACGGAGTTTGTGGGAAAGTCTAGAGATGATATGTTGGCACATACCAGTAAAGAATTTAGCGTCGAAACAACTGACTTAAGAATAAAAGTTCCTAGAGACAGCAATAGTAAAAATATACGTCCATTGAAACCATTAAGCCTTGAAAACTTCAAAATTTTAGTGCGTTATTTCCCTCATATTACCGAAGAGTTAAAGCTTCAAATTATGATTGCTGTAGGTACTGGTTTAAGAATACAAGAAGTCGCAACTTTAACCCTAGAAGCCATTGAAACAGCGACTCCTTTTGCTGAATCAGAGCATATTTATTCTGTCACTGTAGGTCCTAACAATGGTGTTCAAACCAAATTTGGCATCAAAAGAACAATAGAAATGTCGAGTTCACTTTTAAAAGAGATCAAAAAATATATGATTTCAGATCGACGGTTCAAGCGTGTTAACAAGTTAAAAAATTTAGAACCCTCAAAACGAAAAACTTCCGAATCTTTGTTAGATGCTCTTAACCGAAGTGAAAAGCATGAACCTTTGTTTGTTAGTAGTCATGGATATCCTGCTACATCAAAAGTTATTGAATCCAGATGGATAGAATTAAAAAAACAAATTAAAAAAGAACACCCTAAATTTGATCATCGTTTTCACGATTTACGCTCCACCTATGCAACCTATCGACTCCATGATTTACTTGAAAACAACTTACCTCAGAGTCAAATTTTGAACTTACTTATGATGTGGATGGGGCATAGAAATGAACGAACAACGTGGAAATATTTAAATTATCTCGAACAAAAAGAAACCTTTAAAACCAAATTAGGTCTTTTATCTCAAATTATGCATGATGTTATAGAGGAAGAAGAATATGAGTAATGTGACCTATTTATATCAGTGGAACCCTGATTTATGCATTGATAAACTTTCAACTGGCCATACATTAGACTTTAATCGTCTGTTGTTCAAACTCTATAAAGATGAAAATAGGCACAAGTATCAGATTTTCCCAAGTACTAAAGATCTTAAACAAGGCAAGTTTTCAGAAGATGCCCATCGAAGAGAAATCGTTGTTCAACTGAAATCCAGATTTGATGAAGCCCTTGAAGAAGGTACAAGACATGCTTCGCTTAAGTCCTATTTTGGACATCTATTACTTTACATACTCTGGTGTGACCAAGAAGATGTTTTAGTCTTCACGCAAATCTCTATTGAAGGTTTTATGAACGCTCTAAATGAGCGAGTTATGCGTGGAGAGCTTAAAAACTCAAGCTATACCCATACGAGGAGAGATTTACGTAAGTCTTGTATTCAATATGCTGATTGTCCATCCTCTTATTTTGACCATGTTGTGGTCAGAGATGAAAGTGACATCGAGTCACATGAAGCCTATAACCAAAGTGATTTAAAGCAGCTGCTCCCTTTATTGCGTGCTTTATTTAAACAAACACATGAGCAGTTTATGGATAATCCAAAGCGATATATGAAGGCACATTCAAACACCCCCAATATGACTTTTCATTGGAAAGGGCGTGATTATGGGCTTAAGTCTGGCATCAATAAAATGATGTGTGCTGCTTGTTATCTGTTGGCTTATTACACCTCAGCGAACACTTATTCATTATTCGAGCTGAAACAACCACAAAACGCTTCCACAACGCTTGGTGAAACATGGTACAACATGCCTGTTTTTAAGAGAAGAGCCTTTAAAACAATCTCCATTGTAATGGGAGAGCATGAGCTAGGTATTCCGCAATATGCCATCCAATTTTTTGATAAATTACTCAAAGCATCGAAAATAATCTGCGATGATGCAGATACTTTATTATTAAAATCAGTTTACCATAATAAAATTCAACCAATGAAGTCTAATAGGTTAGGAAATTTTGTAATCTGGCTAGATAAGACCTTTAAAATGACCGACCAAACAGGACGAAAACTTAAACCAATCATTAGTCGCTTTCGACAAACAGGCAGTCAAATTGTAGCCCATCATTCGGGTGATGTTGCAAACGATATCACGCTTGGAAATACCCCTGACGTAAGAGTTAGGAATTATAGTCAAGGGAATAAGCTTTCCAATAACGGAATGATACAAGATGCTATGAGTATTCGTGAAGAGCAAGTCAGAGAGGGCGTTACTCCCAAACAAGCACAAGCTAATTTAGGTATTGATGTCCTTGTGATTGACCAAGAACATGCAAAATATCAACCTAAACTAAGCCGAACATTAAACGGTGGCAGCTGTAAAGATCCCTTTGGAGAAAAAGCTAAAAAATATACTCGAAAAATGAAAACGCAAGGACTGGCTAAAGAAGATGAAAACGCTGCTTGTGCGGACTTGTTAAGTTGCTTTGGCTGTGAACACCAAGCCATTGTTGACTCCGTATCAGACATTTGGTGTCTCTTATCCTTTAGAGCCAATTTAGAAGAGTCTCTAGTGAATCATTTAGATGTTGCTCATTATGAAAAGAATTTTCAACATATCATCGACTTTATTGACTCTAAAATACTACCCCAAATGAAACCCTCAACTTTAAAACAAGCCGAAGAAAAATTAGATGAAGTGGGCTTACACCCTTTTTGGGATGATGAGCCTGAGTCTATTTTTAACCTGATTCCTCAAACTATAAAGGAGCCTGTTGATGCCAACGAAACACTTATATGATCATAAATTTCCTGAGCAACATAAAATACAAGACGTTGATATTGTGACTTTATATCACGAAAAAAGGTATCAAGAGTTAGATGAAGTGGTGATCTGCAAGGATGCAAAAGGTAATATAACCGCCACCTTTGGCGAATCTCTGTGGGACTGTAAACCTTATTCTCGTAAATCACAAAAAAATGAAAACACATTCAATTTTAGCCATTTTGATAGCCACCCTAAGTTACAACGTGAGTTAAAGATATTCACTTATGGCTGGCTCTTTAACAAAAATACCAAACAACGAAAAGCTGTTAAATTTACGACTGTATTAACTAACTTAAAAGACCTCAGGAGAACATATAAATTCCTTGCTCTGGGTCAACATGACTCGATTCAATCTCTTTCCAAAAGCCCTGTTTGGCGAGATTTTAAAACTTACTTGAGCAACCAAGATTTAGTAAAAGGCACTTTAAAGAGTGCTTTCATTGTCATTAATAAAGTATTGGACTTAACCTCCTGGCACAAGATTCAACATGGTATTGTGGAAAAAATAGAAGTTTATAAATTAGCAGA includes the following:
- the yghU gene encoding glutathione-dependent disulfide-bond oxidoreductase, whose product is MTNTPYIPPKIWVNESKSDNQWANINRPESGARFDRDLPTGAHPFQLYSLGTPNGQKVTIMFEELLALGIKEAEYDAFLIKIGESDQFSSGFVNINPNSKIPALVDTTNNNINIFESASILVYLAEKFGHFLEKSGNTRIQTFNWLFWSQGAAPFLGGGFGHFFSYADEKLEYPINRFTMEAKRQLDLLDKHLEKNKYINGDSYSIADMAIWPWYGNLVLGRLYDGSSEFLQVKNYTNLVKWAQMIEKRPAVQRGRIVNRTFGNEWEQLPERHSSTDIDKVLAQKP
- a CDS encoding LysE family translocator; amino-acid sequence: MVSTSTLLAFIPVFLFLSLLPGLCMTLALSLGVSLGFKRTTWFMYGELLGVFLISLMAILGVSIIILDFPFLFNIIKWGGSFYLIYVGIKMFMSSSEESMFGDQSTNESTRKGLFIKGFLSAIYNPKGWLLLMSLYPTYIDYKKNLWIQSSSLLSISLLIEGSVMCLYILSGAKLRSYIQKNNKEKYIKKISGAMIACVGLMIIIV
- the rarD gene encoding EamA family transporter RarD, which codes for MTDKFSGYINIILAYFLWGLAPIYYKLLDGVPSYIVLCHRIIWSFVFILLLVFFFKKFKYIRLILVNKKKVFILFLSSTLICSNWFIYIWSIDQNHILETSLGYFINPIITVFLSMLFLNERLSKWKLIAIIIALMAVIYQVISIGFFPWIALSLATTFGFYALLKKKFPIESQVGLFIETSLFTPVAFFYLLFHSSISVQDYLHYSFLKDLLLVCSGVMTTLPLIFFNNATKKLKLSTVGFFHSDTVLLGFASYFKY
- a CDS encoding tyrosine-type recombinase/integrase, which codes for MAYLIKSADVYTNTELSIVDGKCIIKPISGNIGSLSGLYSKDGEFNRQANRYIFYQKAVKQAKDINPLTQALKHYYTFLEDNNLEWDVFPTIKRMKPTYLFRSHLLKAIKNEDLAASTASTRMNYIVKYYKWLMYEGYLRVSDPKAAPFITEFVGKSRDDMLAHTSKEFSVETTDLRIKVPRDSNSKNIRPLKPLSLENFKILVRYFPHITEELKLQIMIAVGTGLRIQEVATLTLEAIETATPFAESEHIYSVTVGPNNGVQTKFGIKRTIEMSSSLLKEIKKYMISDRRFKRVNKLKNLEPSKRKTSESLLDALNRSEKHEPLFVSSHGYPATSKVIESRWIELKKQIKKEHPKFDHRFHDLRSTYATYRLHDLLENNLPQSQILNLLMMWMGHRNERTTWKYLNYLEQKETFKTKLGLLSQIMHDVIEEEEYE